Proteins from a single region of Carassius carassius chromosome 37, fCarCar2.1, whole genome shotgun sequence:
- the LOC132118207 gene encoding kelch-like protein 21, protein MEKPVLQTQLSMLPFFDAAHAVNLLRGIHELRAERKFFDVTLCAEGKEFHCHRTVLAAASTYFRAMFAGTLRESVMDHVVLHEVSAELLGLLVDFCYTGRVTVTHDNVDLLLKTADLFQFPSVKEACCAFLEQRLDVSNCLEIQDFAEAYACHELAASARRFVLRNIVELAKSMDFERLSWKRLLEFVSDDGLCVDKEETAYQIAVRWVKGDLQHRLHYWPELLQQVRLPFVRRFYLLAHVESDPMVYLSPACLRLVSEARSLQSFEYDRHDRPSHRMRPRPSTGLAEILVVVGGCDQDCDELVTVDCYNPQTGQWRYLAEFPDHLGGGYSIAALGNDIYVTGGSDGSRLYDCVWRYNSSVNEWTEVSPMLKAREYHSSCVLKGQLYVVASDSTERYDHTLDCWEDLPPMPHPMDNCSTTSCRGQLYAIGCLTGEDTIAIQCYDAESNRWSLVNNGELPPWSFAPKSVTLNGLIYFVRDDSAEVDVFNPQKNNWDKISPMTQVHVGGSVAALGGRLYVSGGYDNTFELSDVVEVYDPSIRAWTPAGRLPQPTFWHGSVSIFRQFMPLVPSTFEPLDIPEANAIHLHRHHRNQALHNHNNNVNQNHNQDVNEMH, encoded by the exons ATGGAGAAACCAGTTTTACAAACGCAGCTCTCTATGCTGCCCTTCTTCGATGCAGCCCACGCGGTCAACTTGCTCCGTGGCATCCACGAGCTCCGTGCCGAGCGCAAGTTCTTTGATGTCACGTTGTGCGCTGAAGGCAAAGAGTTCCACTGCCATCGAACTGTGCTTGCAGCTGCCAGCACCTACTTCCGTGCCATGTTTGCCGGTACACTGCGAGAGAGCGTCATGGACCATGTGGTGCTACACGAAGTATCAGCTGAACTGTTGGGCCTCCTTGTGGACTTTTGCTACACGGGTCGCGTGACCGTCACACACGACAATGTGGACCTCCTGCTCAAGACTGCGGACCTCTTCCAGTTCCCATCTGTCAAAGAAGCGTGCTGTGCATTCCTGGAGCAGAGACTTGATGTTTCTAACTGCTTGGAGATCCAGGACTTCGCAGAGGCTTATGCATGTCATGAACTAGCAGCTAGCGCTCGCCGTTTCGTGCTGAGGAACATTGTGGAGTTGGCGAAGAGCATGGACTTTGAACGACTGTCGTGGAAACGTCTGCTGGAGTTTGTGTCTGATGATGGACTGTGTGTGGATAAGGAAGAAACAGCATACCAGATTGCCGTGCGCTGGGTTAAAGGTGACTTGCAGCACCGGTTGCATTACTGGCCTGAGTTGTTGCAGCAAGTACGCTTGCCGTTTGTTCGACGTTTCTATCTTCTGGCCCACGTGGAAAGTGATCCAATGGTCTACCTGTCGCCAGCCTGTTTACGGTTAGTCAGCGAGGCACGCAGCCTTCAGTCTTTTGAATATGACCGCCATGATCGACCCAGTCATCGAATGCGCCCACGTCCGTCCACCGGCCTGGCTGAAATTCTGGTGGTGGTAGGAGGATGTGATCAAGACTGTGATGAGCTTGTTACTGTGGATTGTTACAACCCACAGACGGGACAGTGGAGATACTTGGCAGAATTCCCAGACCACCTTGGTGGTGGCTACAGCATAGCTGCCCTGGGCAATGACATTTACGTGACAG GCGGCTCAGATGGATCACGTCTGTATGATTGCGTTTGGCGATACAACTCCAGTGTGAATGAGTGGACAGAGGTCTCCCCCATGCTTAAAGCCAGAGAGTACCACAGCTCCTGCGTCCTGAAGGGTCAACTCTATGTGGTAGCCTCTGACAGCACAGAGCGATACGATCATACTCTAGATTGCTGGGAGGACCTTCCGCCCATGCCACATCCCATGGATAACTGTTCCACTACATCGTGTAGGGGACAACTCTACGCCATTGGCTGTTTAACTGGAGAGGACACAATTGCAATTCAGTGCTACGATGCTGAAAGCAACCGCTGGTCACTAGTGAACAATGGAGAACTGCCTCCTTGGTCCTTTGCCCCCAAATCAGTGACCTTAAATGGGTTGATCTACTTTGTAAG AGATGATTCGGCAGAAGTAGATGTCTTCAACCCACAGAAAAACAATTGGGATAAGATTAGTCCCATGACACAA GTTCATGTTGGAGGCAGTGTAGCAGCCCTGGGCGGTCGACTCTATGTGTCCGGTGGCTATGACAACACTTTTGAGCTATCTGATGTGGTGGAGGTCTATGACCCCTCTATTCGAGCTTGGACCCCAGCTGGCCGACTTCCCCAGCCCACCTTCTGGCATGGAAGTGTCAGCATATTCCGACAATTCATGCCTCTTGTTCCAAGCACCTTTGAACCTTTAGACATACCTGAGGCCAACGCCATCCACCTCCACAGACACCACCGCAACCAGGCACTTCACAACCACAACAACAATGTCAATCAGAACCACAACCAAGATGTCAATGAAATGCATTGA